A genome region from Nitrospirota bacterium includes the following:
- a CDS encoding polysaccharide biosynthesis/export family protein — translation MRKSSHKTDHRPGRTSAGFWLPVVLVCVLADVAAAGGNGVGPPPAVGPDYLLGPEDVVMISVWKDEHLTRETVVRPDGMVSFPLVGDVPAAGRTVEDLRTDLAKRLSKFIPNPHVSVAVTKLLSYKIYVLGRVNKPGEFLVGHYTDVLQALSLAGGLTPFAAENDITIVRRQNGEQRVFRFRYGDARKGKNLEQNILLERGDVVMVP, via the coding sequence ATGCGGAAGTCGTCGCACAAAACCGATCATCGTCCGGGACGGACCTCTGCAGGCTTCTGGCTCCCGGTGGTGCTCGTCTGCGTGCTCGCCGATGTCGCGGCGGCGGGCGGCAACGGCGTGGGTCCGCCGCCTGCCGTAGGGCCCGACTATCTGTTGGGACCGGAAGACGTCGTCATGATTTCCGTGTGGAAGGATGAACACCTGACCCGCGAGACCGTGGTTCGTCCGGACGGCATGGTGTCGTTTCCACTGGTCGGCGACGTGCCCGCGGCGGGCAGAACGGTCGAAGACTTGCGGACCGATCTGGCCAAACGGCTCTCGAAGTTCATTCCCAATCCGCACGTCTCGGTCGCGGTGACCAAACTGCTGAGCTACAAGATCTACGTGTTGGGCCGGGTCAACAAGCCGGGCGAATTTCTCGTCGGGCATTACACCGATGTCCTGCAGGCCCTCAGTCTGGCGGGCGGCTTGACGCCGTTCGCCGCCGAGAACGACATCACGATTGTGCGCCGCCAAAACGGGGAGCAGCGGGTCTTCCGGTTCCGCTACGGCGACGCCAGAAAAGGGAAGAATTTGGAGCAGAACATCCTCCTTGAGCGCGGCGACGTAGTCATGGTGCCCTGA
- a CDS encoding tetratricopeptide repeat protein, producing the protein MTSRTVHIAVALLLIVAAGCGGPEERKANYRSKAQAYIQQGNFPKARVALRNVLKIDPKDPEAYFLFAQVEEKEKNWRNAFANYQRVVELVPNHDRALIKLGKFYLEARMTDKVVESAERVLAADPRHAQARALKIAVLAVGGRLQEATVQAEALLAEYPSEKDVVLLLASLYAAQQRAVDAEPALRRAIDAHPGDLDLLNSLASTYVRMGDAARAEQILTRIVEAEPKVFDHRVKLAGFYDQRGDYDKAEAALRDAVRADPDSEPRRLALADFLATRRGAPHAEAALLEAKESLPHSTAIRFALGRLYEATQERDKARRLYEEVRDDRRRSPASLDARVRLAAMDWEEGRQQGAERELQEVLKENPRASDALLLQGKIALRRGDGKGATQALRTVLKDQPDHAEAFTLLGRAHLALGETDLARENLQKAVALNPRLLDAQLPLAHLDIAGGRTKDARSRLEGLLKLDSDNLAILGMLLNLQAAERDWGATAETIAKLRRAGAGEVAADLAEGNLLLARQEWDKAMAAFERAAAAVPAAPEPLFALVRLEHGLGRQAQAQARLERLLARDPQHAYALGLLGELLLIRGDQAGAEAKFREAARIKPDWAMPWMNLATLKLAQKRLAEAAELLTEGVRLNPGNGELRLLLASALGEAGHIDRAIEEYDAILRMNPRALVAANNLAALLADHKGDPKSLERALALSREFETQAPHPFFLDTLGWVHLKLGHRDEAVRVIRLALSKAPDHPVLNYHLGVAYYQAGLAAEAKTHLRKAVASGKAFPGVAEARAILAQLQG; encoded by the coding sequence ATGACTTCCAGAACGGTTCACATCGCCGTTGCGCTGCTCCTGATCGTCGCCGCCGGCTGCGGCGGACCGGAGGAGCGCAAAGCGAACTATCGGTCGAAAGCGCAGGCTTATATCCAGCAGGGGAATTTCCCCAAGGCGCGGGTCGCCCTGCGGAACGTGCTGAAGATCGATCCGAAGGATCCCGAGGCCTACTTCCTGTTCGCTCAGGTCGAAGAAAAGGAAAAAAACTGGCGTAACGCGTTCGCCAATTATCAGCGTGTCGTCGAACTGGTGCCCAACCACGACCGCGCGTTGATCAAGTTGGGCAAGTTTTATCTGGAAGCCCGCATGACCGACAAAGTCGTGGAGTCGGCGGAGAGAGTCCTGGCCGCCGATCCGCGGCACGCGCAGGCCCGGGCGCTCAAGATCGCGGTCTTGGCCGTCGGCGGGCGATTGCAGGAGGCGACGGTCCAGGCCGAGGCGCTGCTTGCGGAGTACCCGTCCGAAAAGGACGTGGTCTTGCTGCTCGCCAGTCTGTATGCGGCACAGCAGCGCGCCGTCGACGCCGAACCGGCGCTGCGCCGGGCGATCGACGCGCACCCCGGCGACCTCGATCTGCTGAACAGCCTGGCTTCGACCTACGTCCGCATGGGAGACGCAGCCCGCGCGGAGCAGATTCTGACGCGCATCGTGGAGGCCGAGCCCAAGGTGTTCGACCATCGCGTCAAATTAGCCGGCTTCTACGATCAACGCGGAGACTACGACAAAGCCGAAGCCGCGTTGCGGGACGCGGTGCGGGCCGACCCGGACAGCGAGCCGCGCCGGCTCGCGCTGGCGGACTTTCTCGCCACCCGTCGAGGCGCGCCGCACGCCGAGGCGGCGCTCCTCGAGGCCAAAGAGAGCCTCCCGCATTCGACGGCCATACGGTTCGCCCTGGGCCGGTTGTACGAAGCGACGCAAGAGCGGGACAAAGCCAGGCGCCTCTACGAAGAAGTTCGCGACGATCGACGAAGAAGCCCCGCGTCCTTGGACGCCAGAGTCAGGTTGGCCGCCATGGACTGGGAAGAGGGCAGGCAGCAAGGAGCCGAGCGGGAGTTACAGGAAGTCCTGAAGGAGAACCCGCGCGCCTCCGACGCCTTGCTCCTCCAGGGTAAGATCGCGCTCCGTCGCGGGGACGGCAAAGGGGCCACTCAGGCTTTGCGCACGGTCCTGAAAGACCAGCCGGACCATGCGGAAGCCTTTACGCTGCTCGGGCGGGCGCATCTGGCGCTCGGCGAAACCGACCTGGCCCGCGAGAACCTGCAGAAAGCGGTCGCGCTGAACCCGCGCCTGCTCGACGCGCAGCTTCCGTTGGCGCATCTCGACATCGCCGGCGGCAGAACGAAAGACGCTCGATCGAGATTGGAAGGCCTGCTCAAGCTGGATTCCGACAACCTGGCGATCCTCGGCATGCTGCTCAATCTGCAGGCGGCGGAGCGGGACTGGGGCGCGACCGCGGAAACGATCGCAAAACTCCGCCGGGCAGGAGCCGGAGAGGTCGCCGCCGACCTTGCCGAGGGCAATCTGTTGCTCGCCAGACAAGAGTGGGACAAGGCGATGGCTGCCTTCGAGCGGGCGGCCGCCGCGGTCCCCGCCGCGCCGGAACCGCTCTTTGCGCTCGTGCGATTGGAACACGGTCTCGGCAGGCAGGCCCAAGCCCAGGCTCGGCTTGAACGCCTCCTGGCCCGGGATCCACAGCACGCCTACGCCCTGGGCCTGCTCGGAGAACTCCTGCTCATCAGGGGGGACCAGGCGGGGGCGGAGGCCAAATTCCGCGAGGCCGCGCGGATTAAGCCGGACTGGGCCATGCCGTGGATGAACTTGGCCACCTTGAAATTGGCGCAGAAGCGGCTCGCGGAGGCCGCCGAGCTTCTGACCGAAGGCGTCCGACTCAACCCCGGTAACGGAGAGCTTCGCCTGTTGCTGGCGTCCGCGCTCGGCGAGGCCGGGCACATCGATCGGGCGATCGAGGAGTACGACGCGATTCTCCGGATGAACCCGCGCGCGCTCGTGGCGGCCAACAATCTCGCCGCGCTGCTGGCCGATCATAAGGGCGATCCGAAAAGCTTGGAACGGGCCCTCGCCTTGAGCCGCGAGTTCGAAACGCAGGCCCCGCACCCCTTCTTCCTCGATACGTTGGGGTGGGTCCACCTGAAGCTGGGTCATCGCGACGAAGCGGTGCGCGTGATTCGGCTCGCCCTTTCCAAAGCGCCGGACCATCCGGTCCTGAATTACCATTTGGGCGTGGCCTATTATCAAGCCGGCCTGGCCGCGGAGGCCAAGACCCATCTCCGGAAGGCCGTCGCCTCGGGCAAAGCCTTTCCCGGCGTCGCGGAAGCGCGAGCCATCTTGGCGCAATTGCAGGGGTAG
- a CDS encoding MraY family glycosyltransferase: protein MSGALFFSFVGSLIICMALIPPLVATASRFHFIDLPGDRKVHAGPVAKIGGIALAAGTFTAILLWVPKDDVVVSGLLGGAIILLFGAWDDRAGLSYRMKFFGQLLAAGAVILVGGVRLTSLPLWPDLVLPGWVSVPLTLLVLVGVTNAINLADGLDGLAGGLSLLSFAGMAYLAYLSDDIVVTAMMASVLGGLLGFLRFNTYPARIFMGDAGSQFLGFYLAVSSIVLTDPARGPYSPALAPLILGLPLLDTVAVMIQRIREGRSPFVADRNHIHHKLLAVGLSQREAVILIYSLQAGMVSLAYLLRWQSDGAVLALYGVLAAGILALFFNAGRGALRLTRKPDAERPPWPCLRRPGDRLWPADAALRVLSVAVPLLLAFSVLLVRRVPDDMAYGATALFIAILAGLTVVPRAAPLLVRSGLYVGSAFVMYLGEQASLDVEWNLRVPLNLLFMVLALLVMLAIRFSAGRPFETTPLDYLMVLLALIIPVLPEMRVGDINLSVLTAKLIVLFFSFELLLHNGAVRIARLGLVSLWMLFWVGLRAWW from the coding sequence ATGTCGGGCGCGCTGTTTTTCAGCTTCGTCGGATCGTTGATCATCTGTATGGCGTTGATCCCGCCGCTGGTCGCCACGGCGAGCCGGTTCCATTTCATCGACCTGCCGGGGGACCGCAAAGTTCACGCGGGTCCCGTCGCGAAAATCGGGGGCATCGCCTTGGCCGCCGGGACGTTCACGGCGATCCTTCTGTGGGTCCCCAAAGACGACGTGGTCGTGTCCGGCCTCCTGGGCGGCGCGATCATTCTTCTGTTCGGGGCCTGGGACGACCGCGCCGGTCTCAGCTATCGGATGAAGTTTTTCGGGCAACTGCTGGCCGCCGGCGCCGTCATCCTTGTCGGCGGCGTCCGCCTGACCAGCCTGCCGTTGTGGCCCGATCTTGTCCTGCCCGGCTGGGTCTCCGTGCCGCTGACTTTGCTCGTTCTGGTGGGCGTGACCAACGCGATCAACCTGGCCGACGGCCTGGACGGGCTGGCGGGAGGCCTCTCGCTGCTCAGCTTCGCCGGCATGGCGTACCTGGCGTATCTCTCGGACGATATCGTGGTGACGGCGATGATGGCGTCGGTACTCGGAGGACTGTTGGGGTTCCTCCGGTTCAACACCTACCCCGCGCGGATCTTCATGGGAGACGCGGGCAGCCAGTTTCTCGGGTTTTATCTCGCCGTGTCGTCCATCGTGTTGACGGACCCGGCGCGCGGGCCGTACAGTCCGGCCCTGGCGCCGCTCATCCTGGGGTTGCCGCTCCTGGACACGGTCGCCGTCATGATCCAGCGGATCCGCGAAGGCCGTTCGCCCTTCGTGGCCGATCGGAACCACATTCACCACAAGCTCCTGGCCGTCGGCCTGTCCCAGCGCGAGGCGGTGATCCTCATTTATTCGCTTCAGGCCGGCATGGTCAGCCTCGCCTACCTGTTGCGTTGGCAATCCGACGGCGCGGTGTTGGCGCTCTACGGCGTCCTAGCCGCCGGCATTCTGGCTCTGTTCTTCAACGCCGGCCGCGGCGCGTTGCGGCTCACCCGGAAACCCGACGCGGAGCGTCCGCCGTGGCCCTGTCTCCGGCGTCCGGGGGACCGGTTGTGGCCGGCCGACGCGGCCCTCCGCGTGTTGAGTGTCGCGGTGCCGCTCCTGCTCGCGTTCAGCGTGCTCCTGGTCCGCCGCGTTCCCGACGACATGGCCTACGGCGCGACGGCGCTGTTCATCGCGATCCTCGCGGGTCTCACCGTCGTCCCGCGCGCCGCGCCGCTGTTGGTGCGGAGCGGCCTGTATGTGGGCAGCGCGTTCGTCATGTACTTGGGCGAACAGGCCTCGCTCGACGTTGAATGGAATCTGCGGGTTCCGCTCAACCTGTTGTTCATGGTGTTGGCGCTGCTGGTGATGCTGGCGATCCGCTTCAGCGCCGGGCGCCCGTTCGAGACGACACCGCTCGATTACCTCATGGTGTTGTTGGCTTTGATCATTCCCGTCCTGCCGGAAATGCGGGTCGGCGACATCAATCTCAGCGTGTTGACCGCAAAGCTGATCGTGCTGTTTTTCTCGTTCGAGTTGTTGCTCCACAACGGCGCGGTCCGCATCGCGCGGCTCGGCCTCGTGTCCCTGTGGATGCTGTTCTGGGTGGGCCTGCGCGCGTGGTGGTGA
- the xrtD gene encoding VPLPA-CTERM-specific exosortase XrtD, producing MNPRPAVAHGKPSIAGLIEADRNAGTRTRDRLLWAAALAPIPLIGFIYFDSLAYMVHIWVTDENYGHGFFVPLISLYFVWERRHAIRTPGLQGSWWGPALLAAGLGLYVVGELATLYVLLHLSFWMVVVAFTVGAVGVRGAKEMAFPLAYLLTMIPLPDFLYQALSGRLQLLSSALGVGCLQVVGVTAFREGNVIDLGPIQLQVVEACSGLRYLFPLVSLALLCAYLFRDRMWKRITLLASSIPISILLNGFRIGVIGVLVDLYGPGAAEGFLHLFEGWVFFMASLLALLGEMRLLSRIHPAGATAPARHESPARPDLSNRIPSRSAWPRAYAVCLALLALVAVGAPRLVSREEATPPRQSFLEFPLRVGDWAGLSYPLERQYVDVLRFDDYILADYAAPDRGSVNFYVAYYRSQRKGQSAHSPKTCIPGGGWEISSFRDVEVIPPSAAEPGLTVNRALIQKGDDKQLVLYWFKQRNRVLTNEYAVKAYLLWDALTQRRTDGALVRLSAPVRAGENEAGVESRLAAFAALVHPLLKTYVPD from the coding sequence ATGAATCCGCGCCCGGCCGTCGCGCACGGCAAACCGTCGATTGCCGGACTGATCGAAGCCGACCGGAATGCCGGAACCCGGACACGCGACCGCCTCCTCTGGGCGGCCGCGCTGGCTCCGATTCCGTTGATCGGCTTCATCTACTTCGACAGCCTCGCGTACATGGTCCATATCTGGGTCACGGACGAGAATTACGGGCACGGGTTCTTCGTTCCGTTGATCTCCCTGTACTTCGTGTGGGAACGGCGACACGCGATCAGGACACCGGGACTCCAAGGGTCGTGGTGGGGCCCGGCGCTGCTGGCGGCCGGACTCGGCCTCTATGTCGTCGGCGAGCTGGCCACCCTCTACGTGCTCCTCCACCTGTCGTTCTGGATGGTCGTCGTGGCGTTCACGGTCGGCGCCGTCGGCGTCCGCGGCGCGAAGGAGATGGCCTTTCCCCTGGCGTATCTGCTCACCATGATTCCGCTCCCGGATTTTCTGTACCAGGCCCTGTCCGGGCGTTTGCAGTTGCTGTCTTCGGCGCTGGGCGTCGGCTGCCTTCAGGTCGTCGGCGTCACGGCCTTCCGGGAGGGCAACGTGATCGACCTCGGGCCGATCCAGTTGCAGGTGGTCGAGGCCTGCAGCGGTCTGCGGTACCTGTTTCCGCTCGTGTCGCTGGCGTTGCTCTGCGCATACCTGTTCCGCGACCGCATGTGGAAACGGATCACGCTCCTGGCCTCGAGTATTCCGATCTCCATCCTGCTGAACGGGTTCCGGATCGGCGTCATCGGCGTCTTGGTCGATCTGTACGGGCCTGGCGCCGCGGAGGGGTTTCTCCATCTGTTCGAGGGGTGGGTCTTTTTCATGGCCAGTCTGCTGGCGCTGTTGGGCGAGATGCGGCTGCTTTCCCGCATCCATCCGGCCGGAGCGACCGCTCCCGCGCGGCACGAATCTCCCGCCCGGCCGGATCTTTCGAATCGCATCCCGTCGCGGAGCGCGTGGCCGCGGGCGTACGCCGTCTGTCTCGCTTTGCTCGCCCTGGTCGCGGTCGGCGCGCCTCGCCTCGTGTCTCGGGAGGAAGCGACGCCTCCGCGGCAATCGTTCCTCGAATTTCCGTTGCGGGTCGGCGACTGGGCAGGCCTCTCCTATCCCCTGGAGCGACAGTACGTCGACGTGCTCCGCTTCGACGACTACATCCTGGCCGACTACGCGGCGCCGGACAGGGGTTCCGTCAACTTCTACGTCGCCTACTACCGCTCTCAACGCAAAGGACAGTCGGCGCATTCGCCCAAAACCTGCATTCCGGGGGGCGGATGGGAGATTTCGTCGTTCCGCGACGTTGAAGTGATTCCTCCGTCGGCCGCGGAGCCCGGTCTCACGGTCAATCGGGCGCTCATCCAAAAGGGCGACGACAAACAGCTTGTGTTGTACTGGTTCAAGCAGCGGAACCGCGTGCTGACGAACGAATATGCGGTGAAAGCGTATCTGCTGTGGGACGCCCTGACGCAGCGGCGGACGGACGGGGCGCTGGTTCGCTTGAGCGCGCCGGTCCGCGCCGGCGAGAACGAGGCCGGCGTGGAAAGCCGGCTCGCCGCGTTCGCCGCGCTCGTCCATCCCTTGTTGAAGACGTACGTCCCTGACTGA
- a CDS encoding WecB/TagA/CpsF family glycosyltransferase, with product MKPARTEILGVPVDCVTMDQAVAVVGAMLAGDKPCSIMAVNPEKVVRATGDPLLLDRLRRADLLIPDGIGIVLAARLLGLGSFERVPGSELMPRLCARAAAAGRTVFLFGGAPDVNRQTATVLQRRFPGIRIVGASHGYLQEEDMPGLIAAINASRADLLFVALGSPKQEAWIDRYLPALNVKVCQGVGGTFDVIAGRVKRAPASVRRLHLEWLYRLVAQPTRIGRQAALPLFAWHVLKRKVTG from the coding sequence TGCGTCACGATGGACCAAGCGGTCGCGGTCGTCGGCGCCATGCTCGCGGGCGACAAACCGTGCAGCATCATGGCGGTCAATCCGGAAAAGGTGGTCAGGGCGACCGGAGATCCTCTGCTGCTCGATCGGCTTCGCCGCGCCGATCTGCTCATTCCCGACGGCATCGGCATTGTGCTCGCCGCCCGGCTGTTGGGCTTGGGATCGTTCGAGCGGGTTCCCGGGTCGGAGTTGATGCCCAGACTCTGCGCGCGGGCTGCCGCCGCCGGGCGGACGGTCTTCTTGTTCGGCGGCGCGCCGGACGTGAACCGGCAGACCGCGACCGTCCTGCAGCGGCGGTTCCCGGGAATCCGAATCGTCGGCGCCAGCCATGGATACCTCCAGGAGGAAGACATGCCCGGATTGATCGCCGCCATCAACGCGTCGCGCGCCGACCTGTTGTTCGTCGCGCTCGGGAGCCCGAAGCAGGAAGCCTGGATCGACCGGTATCTCCCCGCGTTGAACGTCAAGGTGTGCCAGGGGGTGGGCGGCACGTTCGACGTGATCGCCGGCCGGGTCAAGCGCGCGCCGGCGTCGGTCAGGCGCCTTCATCTCGAATGGCTCTACCGGTTGGTCGCCCAACCGACTCGAATCGGCCGGCAGGCCGCGCTGCCGTTGTTCGCCTGGCACGTGCTGAAAAGGAAGGTGACCGGATGA